In Deltaproteobacteria bacterium PRO3, a single window of DNA contains:
- a CDS encoding DEAD/DEAH box helicase, with amino-acid sequence MKPEDQARETIDKLLTQAGWVVTDMRHADIASHRGVAITEFGLNPGHGTADYMLYVDGKAAGVIEAKAAGATLTGVEIQSDKYTKGVWASLPAWARPLPFAYQSTGIETRFTNGLDPEARSRPVFAFHRPETLALWLEEGLSLHAETGPEYLKQGKTFLARMNHMPPLIETGLWPPQIRAIKNLEKSLAQNHPRSLIQMATGSGKTFTAISILYRLIKFAGARRILFLVDRGNLGRQTHKEFQQYLSPYNNFKFTEEFIVQRMSSNQLDKSARVCISTIQRMFSLLKGEELDESLEEESLFDHTRLFKEPVPVEYNPKIPIETFDIIVTDECHRSIYNLWRQVLEYFDASLVGLTATPSMQTLGFFNQNLVMEYGHEQAVADGVNVNYDVYRIHTEITSGGARVEAGVYVDKRHRETRQVRWEQLDEDLAYQANQLDRDVVAVDQIRTVIRTFRDRLFTEIFPGRTEVPKTLIFAKDDSHAEDIVKIVREEFGKGNEFAQKITYRTTGRKPEELIAEFRNSYFPRIAVTVDMIATGTDIKPLEIVLFMRSVKSRSFFEQMKGRGVRVVDQDTLRGVTPDAKVKDHFVIVDAVGVCEQDKTESRPLEKRPNVSFEKLLQAVALGNTEEEVVSSLAGRLARLAKSLPARDQAKVEKATGGRGLGELASDLLAGIDPDRQAESAPGQAPAEPGAALRAALRPFHNPDLRDLLIELKRESEQVIDTVSKDRVLEAGFNAEALERAKDTVQSFERFLQEHKDEITALQVLYSKPYRVRLRFQDIEELAEIIRRPPHHWTQDKLWEAYAALEKSKVRGAGAHHILSDLVSLVRYASHQENELVPFPERVQANFKAWLGAQEKNGARFTDEQRRWLEMIRDHIAANVSIEAEDFDYAPFAQQGGLGKVHEVFGDKLNVILEELNETLAA; translated from the coding sequence ATGAAACCCGAAGACCAAGCTCGAGAAACCATCGACAAGCTTTTGACCCAGGCCGGCTGGGTTGTTACGGACATGCGTCACGCGGACATCGCCTCCCACCGCGGGGTTGCGATCACGGAATTCGGCCTGAATCCCGGGCATGGCACGGCGGATTACATGTTGTATGTCGACGGCAAGGCGGCCGGGGTCATCGAGGCCAAGGCCGCGGGCGCCACGCTCACCGGGGTGGAGATCCAATCCGACAAATATACCAAGGGTGTTTGGGCTTCTTTGCCCGCTTGGGCAAGGCCCTTACCCTTCGCCTACCAAAGCACGGGAATCGAGACCCGCTTTACCAACGGTCTGGATCCCGAGGCCCGGTCACGGCCGGTCTTTGCCTTTCATCGTCCGGAAACTTTGGCCCTTTGGTTGGAAGAGGGCTTGAGCCTTCATGCCGAAACGGGACCGGAGTACCTCAAGCAAGGCAAGACCTTCCTGGCGCGCATGAACCATATGCCTCCGTTAATTGAAACGGGGCTTTGGCCCCCTCAAATTCGGGCCATTAAAAACTTAGAAAAATCCCTGGCCCAAAATCACCCCCGGTCCTTGATTCAAATGGCCACCGGCAGCGGCAAGACCTTTACGGCCATCAGCATTCTCTATCGCTTGATTAAATTCGCCGGCGCCCGGCGCATTCTTTTCTTGGTGGATCGAGGCAATTTGGGCCGCCAGACCCATAAAGAATTCCAGCAATACCTCTCGCCCTACAATAATTTTAAATTCACAGAAGAATTCATCGTGCAGCGGATGAGTTCCAATCAATTGGATAAATCGGCGCGGGTCTGCATCAGCACCATTCAGCGTATGTTCTCCTTGTTAAAGGGGGAAGAGCTGGACGAGTCCCTGGAGGAAGAATCCCTTTTCGACCACACCCGTCTTTTTAAAGAGCCCGTCCCCGTCGAGTACAACCCCAAGATCCCCATCGAGACCTTCGATATCATCGTCACCGACGAGTGCCATCGCTCGATTTACAATCTGTGGCGCCAGGTCTTGGAATATTTCGACGCCTCGCTCGTTGGCCTGACGGCCACCCCCAGCATGCAGACCTTGGGATTTTTCAACCAAAACCTGGTGATGGAATACGGGCATGAGCAGGCGGTGGCCGACGGGGTCAATGTCAATTACGACGTCTATCGCATCCACACAGAGATCACCTCCGGCGGGGCCAGGGTCGAGGCGGGCGTTTACGTGGACAAAAGGCACCGTGAGACCCGCCAGGTACGCTGGGAACAGTTGGACGAGGACCTGGCCTACCAGGCCAATCAATTGGACCGCGACGTCGTGGCGGTAGATCAAATTAGAACCGTCATTCGCACCTTCCGCGACCGCCTATTCACCGAGATCTTTCCGGGGCGCACCGAGGTCCCCAAGACCCTCATCTTCGCGAAGGATGACAGCCATGCCGAGGACATCGTGAAGATCGTCCGGGAGGAGTTCGGCAAGGGTAACGAGTTTGCGCAAAAGATCACCTATCGCACGACGGGGCGCAAACCCGAGGAGCTGATCGCCGAGTTTCGGAACAGCTATTTCCCGCGCATCGCGGTGACCGTGGACATGATCGCCACCGGCACGGATATCAAACCCTTGGAGATCGTCTTGTTCATGCGTTCGGTGAAATCGCGGAGCTTTTTCGAGCAGATGAAGGGTCGCGGCGTGCGGGTGGTGGACCAAGACACCCTGCGCGGCGTCACCCCGGACGCGAAGGTCAAGGATCACTTCGTCATTGTCGACGCGGTCGGTGTTTGCGAACAGGATAAGACCGAATCTCGGCCCCTCGAAAAGCGCCCCAACGTCAGTTTCGAGAAGCTGCTCCAGGCCGTGGCGCTGGGCAACACCGAAGAAGAGGTCGTCTCTTCCTTGGCGGGCCGCCTGGCACGGTTGGCCAAAAGCCTTCCGGCCCGGGACCAGGCCAAGGTCGAGAAGGCGACCGGGGGAAGAGGGCTCGGGGAATTGGCCTCGGATCTCTTGGCCGGCATCGATCCCGACCGGCAAGCCGAGTCGGCGCCCGGGCAGGCCCCAGCCGAGCCCGGTGCGGCCTTGCGGGCTGCGCTTCGGCCATTTCACAATCCCGACCTGAGGGACCTCTTGATCGAGTTGAAGCGGGAGAGCGAGCAGGTGATCGACACGGTCAGCAAGGACCGGGTCTTGGAGGCGGGGTTCAATGCCGAGGCCTTGGAACGCGCCAAAGACACGGTCCAATCCTTCGAGCGATTCCTCCAAGAGCACAAGGACGAGATCACCGCCCTGCAGGTCCTCTACAGCAAGCCATACCGCGTTCGCCTGCGCTTCCAAGATATCGAGGAATTGGCCGAGATCATCCGGCGTCCGCCCCATCATTGGACCCAGGACAAGTTATGGGAAGCCTATGCCGCCCTGGAAAAATCCAAGGTAAGGGGCGCCGGCGCCCATCACATCTTGAGTGACTTGGTCTCCTTGGTCCGCTATGCCAGCCATCAAGAAAACGAATTGGTTCCCTTTCCCGAAAGGGTCCAGGCCAACTTCAAGGCCTGGCTGGGGGCGCAGGAGAAAAACGGCGCCCGATTCACCGACGAGCAACGGCGCTGGCTGGAGATGATCCGCGACCACATTGCCGCCAACGTCAGCATCGAGGCGGAAGACTTCGATTACGCGCCCTTTGCCCAGCAAGGCGGTCTGGGGAAGGTGCATGAGGTCTTTGGCGATAAGCTGAATGTCATCCTGGAGGAGTTGAATGAAACGCTCGCGGCTTAA
- a CDS encoding ATP-binding protein, which yields MTLISESQLLEVLRRQNRWWQTGTVPPDLARPFRRLPFYEVQSFLQNPEIHRAIVLEGARRVGKTVVLHQVAEEAIRRGTSPRKVLYITFEDLALAPAKLHDLLGLYEKNVEAISEETVILLDEIHYTAQWTRALMTLLQRYPRTKVVATGSAAVLIRDSGRNESAAGRWVSVPVSTLSFYEYVHLRNIPAPALPADLTISGLAAGDARQREAVLSACLHLPLEFNHYLLQGGFPAFVSEGIPLDMAQRLLREDVIDKALKRDMAHLYGARSLGELDQIFVYLCFNSGAIVEKSKLASALETSAATVENHLQRLEDAHLIYRLPPFLLQGKKALKPRPKVYIADPSLRNAVLLRGEGLFTNETELGAVMESCIYKHLHNFYYPERPRFGYWRSPRGEKEVDLVLEFPDGGRMACEVKYRERPELEAKEGLAELLHQEKKLRQAFLITKNSADYGVLEKGRVFKIPAFLFTYLLGHIQGRRWMRGWAT from the coding sequence ATGACACTTATTTCCGAATCTCAATTATTAGAAGTACTTAGACGCCAAAATCGCTGGTGGCAAACGGGCACGGTACCCCCAGACCTCGCCAGGCCATTCCGCCGACTGCCATTTTACGAGGTCCAATCCTTTTTACAAAACCCCGAAATTCACCGGGCCATCGTACTGGAGGGCGCACGGCGCGTGGGGAAAACGGTGGTGCTTCACCAAGTCGCCGAAGAGGCCATTCGTCGCGGCACTTCCCCGCGGAAGGTGCTCTACATCACTTTCGAAGACTTGGCTTTGGCGCCGGCCAAGCTGCACGACCTGCTGGGGCTTTATGAAAAAAACGTCGAGGCCATCTCGGAAGAGACGGTGATCCTGCTCGACGAAATCCACTACACAGCGCAATGGACTCGGGCCTTGATGACGCTTCTGCAGCGGTACCCCCGGACGAAGGTGGTGGCGACGGGTTCGGCCGCGGTCTTGATTCGCGACTCGGGGCGCAACGAATCGGCAGCCGGGCGTTGGGTGTCGGTGCCGGTGTCGACGTTGTCCTTTTACGAATATGTCCATCTCAGGAATATTCCCGCGCCTGCCTTGCCCGCGGACCTTACTATTTCGGGGCTGGCCGCGGGCGACGCCCGGCAGCGCGAGGCGGTCTTGTCGGCCTGTCTGCATTTGCCCTTGGAGTTTAACCATTATTTGCTGCAGGGCGGCTTTCCGGCCTTCGTCTCCGAAGGCATTCCTTTGGACATGGCCCAGCGCTTGCTGAGGGAGGACGTGATCGACAAGGCCCTCAAGCGGGACATGGCTCATCTTTACGGCGCGCGCAGCCTGGGCGAGCTGGACCAGATCTTCGTCTATCTATGTTTCAACTCGGGAGCCATCGTGGAGAAGAGCAAGCTGGCAAGCGCCCTCGAGACCTCCGCGGCGACGGTGGAAAACCACCTGCAACGCCTGGAGGACGCGCATTTGATTTATCGACTGCCGCCCTTTTTGTTGCAGGGCAAGAAGGCTTTGAAGCCGCGGCCCAAGGTCTACATCGCCGATCCCAGTCTGCGGAACGCGGTGTTGCTGCGGGGCGAGGGCCTGTTTACCAACGAGACGGAATTGGGCGCGGTGATGGAGTCTTGCATCTACAAGCATCTGCATAATTTCTATTATCCGGAGCGTCCGCGTTTCGGCTATTGGCGCAGCCCGCGTGGGGAAAAAGAGGTGGACTTGGTGCTGGAATTTCCGGACGGAGGCCGCATGGCCTGCGAGGTCAAGTATCGCGAGCGCCCCGAGCTGGAAGCGAAAGAGGGCCTGGCCGAGTTGCTGCATCAGGAGAAGAAGCTCAGGCAAGCCTTTTTGATCACCAAGAATTCCGCCGACTACGGGGTTTTGGAGAAGGGGAGGGTGTTCAAAATACCGGCATTCTTGTTTACTTACTTGTTGGGGCATATCCAGGGGCGGAGGTGGATGCGGGGCTGGGCGACATGA
- a CDS encoding amidohydrolase — MPLIDFHTHFFPDRLMDALWRWFEAHAWPIEYKQYADEAVATLKAHGVTRAVSLHYPHQPGMAESLNEWARRLGEKYPDFIVPFGSLHPDDRDKENILRTCFERYGFQGLKFHCHVQKFAPEDPRMAPVYELSQALDRVVLIHCGNGPHFKEKPTRGYGYDVTALSGADRFEKVIRKYPKLRFVVPHLGFEEMDRFVGMLKDYPNLHLDTTMAIGGFFPNPIKREWFSENADRLIFGTDFPNIPYPWDRERSALLKMNLGEEAENKILYGNAAALLGLES; from the coding sequence ATGCCCCTCATCGACTTCCATACCCACTTCTTCCCCGACCGCCTGATGGACGCGCTTTGGCGCTGGTTCGAGGCGCACGCCTGGCCCATCGAGTACAAGCAGTACGCCGATGAGGCCGTCGCCACGCTGAAGGCCCACGGCGTCACGCGCGCCGTGTCGCTGCACTACCCGCACCAACCCGGCATGGCCGAGTCGCTCAACGAGTGGGCGCGGCGCCTGGGCGAAAAATATCCCGACTTCATCGTCCCCTTCGGCAGCCTCCATCCCGACGACCGCGACAAAGAAAATATCCTGCGCACCTGTTTCGAGCGCTACGGCTTCCAGGGCCTCAAGTTTCACTGCCACGTGCAAAAATTCGCGCCCGAAGACCCCCGCATGGCGCCCGTCTACGAACTTAGCCAAGCCCTCGACCGCGTCGTCCTCATCCACTGCGGCAACGGGCCGCACTTCAAGGAGAAGCCCACCCGCGGCTACGGCTACGACGTCACCGCGCTCAGCGGCGCGGACCGCTTCGAGAAAGTCATCCGCAAATACCCCAAGCTGCGCTTCGTCGTGCCTCATCTCGGCTTCGAGGAGATGGACCGCTTCGTTGGCATGCTGAAGGACTATCCCAATCTGCACCTCGACACGACTATGGCGATCGGCGGCTTCTTTCCCAATCCCATTAAACGCGAGTGGTTTTCAGAAAACGCCGACCGGCTGATCTTCGGGACCGACTTCCCCAACATCCCCTACCCCTGGGACCGGGAAAGATCGGCCTTGCTGAAGATGAATTTAGGGGAGGAAGCGGAAAACAAGATCCTCTACGGCAACGCCGCCGCACTCCTGGGACTGGAATCTTGA
- a CDS encoding carboxypeptidase regulatory-like domain-containing protein: MFGNIQRIGKITTLAGCLAALLSCGGGGGGFDLEGGVFGPSVSGTPDSFRGAGIVNDGKFLFGGPLAQGRDGDILLQNDKIRIILQKPTRNTGVGLFGGNIIDADLFRPSAEGGKDQFGTMFPLVNLSWTVNYQRLEIINADFANGPVVVRATGILDVYDYIQTNIITPFAKIFVGADLYFSTRFDDIFNPFKNVPELKGLNPIIVTEYTLKSDANYVIIETRFQNDGETPLKMPVGDWLNGSGTLEPFVPRKGFVRGAQIDPIAAMVYQAMEENVGVSYGYFYNPMQFMKDDGTLHTSTALTVSGVTPVVLGEGLLQVLPLNGGEGDVKVNFTIEPGSRTITRYFVVGKGDAASVIDGGFQALGVSKLRLSGVVKDAGGDPVAKARVVAIDTSDPEPANHVPVTVAFSDEQGNFSADLSSGRDVKDKMFGSGTYTIHVYKEGYVFAGGPKAGKCSGGSLDAGTNTVTGVVCSLGETGSVSVSATEDGAPIPARVTIVGFEPSPTHPYGQPPNFGLYSDVNLEEKPYGIVDLLYVDPSGNLAPRGHHRLIGGNQFRLEPGEYEIYVTRGPEYSVHKQRVTVPPGGSVAVNAELKKVLDTSGFVAADFHLHGIKSADSVWSLESRVFNGLAEGMDILVSSDHDYVTDYGPVIEQLGVGHLMTSIAGDEITPLAFGHLGVFPLTPDPSSTTGGAYDYTYVDTDDVINPDKDRVQTMEEIIKGVDEKYAGTQVMQINHIMDKATGNFAIAGLVTSVAFDDVQPLSSFADPVKFRMPANTNEAGGFQGPYPLGTSGAVSMAFTGIELTIGAYPDTLDHLMQSALPVYFNLLNLGVIRTATTNSDSHTQIREPLGAPRNYVMSSTDPRDGIGSSFQAISPEEIAVNVNAHRSICSNGIFIRPKLISASNPGGVTVGGTLQGSGEVTLELEIASNEFFDWDRVDVFANTVPLPAKDDMTGVTDLSTREYHEVSGTHTQKYLMTPLFQFARGASGDAAINQTVAGGVRRATLSKSFNFSEDTWVVVVVRGSNGVRSLFPYVTRGASSSVAPASFLDILDANPAQIGGIRAFAFSNPMFVDVDGNGFEAKHIRDGQSPLANSN, translated from the coding sequence ATGTTCGGGAATATCCAACGCATCGGAAAAATCACGACACTGGCGGGCTGCCTTGCGGCCCTGCTTTCTTGCGGTGGCGGGGGCGGCGGCTTCGACCTCGAGGGCGGCGTCTTCGGACCCAGCGTGAGCGGCACGCCCGACAGCTTTCGCGGCGCCGGCATCGTCAACGACGGCAAGTTTCTCTTCGGCGGCCCGCTCGCGCAGGGGCGCGACGGCGACATCCTCCTGCAGAACGACAAGATCCGCATCATCCTGCAAAAGCCCACCCGCAACACCGGCGTCGGCCTCTTCGGCGGCAACATCATCGACGCCGACCTGTTCCGGCCCAGCGCCGAGGGCGGCAAAGATCAGTTCGGCACGATGTTTCCGCTGGTCAACCTCTCCTGGACGGTCAACTACCAGCGCCTCGAGATTATCAACGCCGACTTCGCCAACGGCCCCGTGGTCGTGCGCGCGACCGGCATCCTCGACGTCTACGACTACATCCAGACCAACATCATTACGCCCTTCGCGAAGATCTTCGTCGGCGCCGACCTCTACTTTTCGACGCGCTTCGACGACATCTTCAACCCCTTCAAGAACGTCCCCGAGCTGAAGGGGCTCAATCCGATCATCGTCACCGAGTACACGCTTAAGTCCGACGCCAACTACGTCATCATCGAGACCCGCTTTCAGAACGACGGCGAGACGCCGCTGAAGATGCCGGTGGGCGACTGGCTGAACGGCTCCGGTACCCTCGAGCCCTTCGTCCCGCGGAAAGGCTTCGTCCGCGGCGCCCAGATCGACCCGATCGCCGCGATGGTGTACCAGGCGATGGAGGAGAACGTCGGCGTCAGCTACGGTTATTTCTACAATCCGATGCAGTTCATGAAGGACGACGGCACCCTGCACACCTCGACGGCCCTGACCGTCTCGGGCGTCACGCCGGTCGTGCTGGGCGAGGGCCTCTTGCAGGTGCTGCCGCTCAACGGCGGCGAGGGCGACGTGAAGGTCAATTTCACGATCGAGCCGGGCAGCCGCACCATCACCCGCTACTTCGTCGTCGGCAAGGGCGACGCGGCGAGCGTCATCGACGGCGGCTTCCAGGCGCTGGGCGTCTCGAAGCTGCGCCTGAGCGGCGTCGTGAAGGACGCCGGCGGCGATCCGGTGGCCAAGGCCCGCGTGGTCGCGATCGACACCTCCGACCCCGAGCCCGCCAACCACGTCCCGGTGACGGTGGCCTTCTCCGACGAGCAGGGGAATTTCTCGGCCGACCTCTCCAGCGGCCGCGACGTGAAGGACAAGATGTTCGGCTCGGGCACCTATACGATCCACGTCTATAAAGAAGGCTACGTCTTCGCCGGCGGCCCTAAGGCCGGCAAGTGCAGCGGCGGATCGCTGGACGCGGGGACCAACACGGTCACCGGCGTTGTCTGCAGCCTGGGCGAGACCGGCAGCGTGAGCGTCAGCGCGACGGAGGACGGCGCTCCGATCCCCGCCCGCGTGACGATCGTCGGCTTCGAGCCCAGCCCGACCCATCCTTACGGCCAGCCGCCCAACTTCGGGCTTTATTCCGACGTCAACCTCGAGGAAAAGCCCTACGGCATTGTCGACCTGCTCTACGTCGATCCCAGCGGCAACCTCGCCCCCCGCGGCCACCACCGCCTGATCGGCGGCAACCAATTCCGCCTCGAGCCGGGCGAGTACGAGATATACGTCACCCGCGGCCCCGAGTATTCCGTCCACAAGCAGCGCGTCACCGTGCCGCCGGGCGGCTCGGTTGCGGTCAACGCCGAGCTTAAGAAGGTGCTCGACACCTCCGGCTTCGTCGCGGCCGACTTTCACCTGCACGGCATCAAGAGCGCCGACTCGGTCTGGAGTCTGGAGTCGCGGGTCTTCAACGGCTTGGCCGAGGGCATGGATATCTTGGTTTCCAGCGACCACGACTACGTCACGGACTACGGCCCCGTGATCGAGCAGCTGGGCGTGGGCCATCTGATGACCTCGATCGCCGGCGACGAGATCACGCCGCTGGCCTTTGGGCACTTGGGCGTCTTCCCCTTGACGCCCGATCCGTCCTCGACGACGGGCGGGGCCTACGACTACACCTACGTCGACACCGACGACGTCATCAACCCGGACAAGGATCGAGTCCAGACGATGGAAGAGATCATCAAGGGCGTGGATGAAAAATACGCGGGCACGCAGGTGATGCAGATCAACCACATCATGGACAAGGCGACCGGAAACTTCGCGATCGCGGGTCTGGTGACCTCGGTGGCCTTCGACGACGTCCAGCCCCTGTCCAGCTTCGCCGACCCCGTGAAATTTCGGATGCCCGCCAATACCAACGAGGCGGGCGGCTTCCAGGGGCCCTATCCCTTGGGCACCAGCGGCGCGGTCTCGATGGCCTTCACCGGCATCGAGCTGACCATCGGGGCCTATCCCGACACCCTCGATCACCTGATGCAGAGCGCCCTGCCGGTTTATTTCAACCTGCTCAACCTGGGCGTGATCCGCACCGCGACCACCAACAGCGACAGCCACACGCAGATCCGCGAGCCGCTCGGCGCGCCGCGCAATTACGTGATGTCGTCGACGGACCCGCGCGACGGGATCGGGTCTTCCTTCCAGGCGATCTCGCCCGAGGAGATCGCGGTCAACGTCAACGCGCACCGCAGCATCTGCAGCAACGGCATCTTTATCCGGCCTAAATTGATTTCCGCCTCCAATCCGGGCGGCGTGACGGTGGGAGGCACCCTGCAGGGCTCGGGCGAGGTGACCCTCGAATTGGAAATCGCCAGCAACGAGTTCTTCGATTGGGACCGGGTCGACGTCTTCGCCAACACGGTGCCGCTGCCCGCGAAGGACGACATGACGGGCGTGACGGACCTCTCGACGCGGGAATACCACGAGGTCTCGGGCACGCATACGCAGAAGTACCTGATGACGCCGCTCTTCCAGTTCGCGCGGGGCGCCTCGGGCGACGCCGCGATCAACCAGACGGTCGCGGGCGGCGTGCGGCGCGCGACGCTCTCGAAGAGCTTCAATTTCTCCGAGGACACCTGGGTCGTGGTGGTGGTGCGCGGCAGCAACGGCGTGCGCTCGCTCTTCCCCTACGTGACGCGCGGGGCCAGCAGCAGCGTGGCGCCGGCCAGCTTCCTCGACATTCTCGACGCCAATCCGGCGCAGATCGGCGGCATCCGGGCCTTCGCCTTCAGCAACCCGATGTTCGTCGACGTCGACGGCAACGGCTTCGAGGCGAAACACATCCGCGATGGGCAGTCGCCCTTGGCGAATTCCAATTAG
- a CDS encoding HEAT repeat domain-containing protein — MQKRFLIALGLILNLLPASGRAQLQDADPKNFFSMLEVASWVGRVSLKSAQAPKVGQGFFLYQLKVVEVLKGEGVDRLLVLDEPLTPGAPALLPAEGEFLVFLGPLPGYTAYQEARRQGYEYRVLGGKSGVVAKPKAAVTVAKAYLAAAPAARGALLLQALVGEDARIANDAAVKLGERSKPDFSAVDVAALVGAVRERPLQDTAKIALVRALENSGNAAALEGLKQLADDPPSPAKWAAVRALEKLGAPRPVERLAEDFRRAGDAEKSQALALIVPQKNAAAEAFLSGVLAGPFSMDVKKSALRQMAEHKNPAYEALLLKNLGAGEVPLRAETILALGRMGSSQAVPLVIPLLDSPQAPLRAAAFLMLSESPDPRAREAIGHRYHRDHHGGVWEQNQHFYGETGTGQKP, encoded by the coding sequence ATGCAAAAGAGATTCCTTATCGCCCTTGGTCTGATCCTGAACCTCCTCCCCGCAAGCGGGCGGGCTCAACTGCAAGACGCGGACCCGAAAAATTTTTTCTCCATGCTGGAGGTCGCCTCCTGGGTGGGCCGCGTCTCGCTCAAATCCGCTCAAGCGCCGAAGGTGGGGCAAGGATTTTTCCTCTACCAATTGAAAGTGGTCGAGGTGCTAAAAGGTGAGGGGGTGGATCGCCTCCTCGTCCTGGACGAGCCCCTGACGCCCGGCGCTCCGGCCCTGCTTCCGGCCGAGGGGGAATTTTTGGTCTTCCTCGGTCCCTTGCCGGGCTACACCGCCTATCAAGAGGCGCGGCGGCAGGGCTACGAATACCGAGTCCTGGGCGGGAAGAGCGGGGTCGTCGCAAAGCCGAAGGCGGCCGTCACCGTCGCCAAGGCCTATCTCGCGGCCGCGCCCGCGGCGCGCGGCGCCTTGCTCTTGCAGGCCTTGGTCGGAGAGGATGCGAGGATCGCCAACGACGCCGCGGTGAAATTGGGAGAGAGGTCCAAGCCGGATTTCTCAGCCGTAGACGTCGCGGCCCTTGTAGGGGCCGTTCGCGAACGGCCCCTACAGGACACCGCAAAAATCGCCCTGGTCCGTGCCCTGGAAAATTCCGGCAACGCCGCCGCGCTCGAAGGCTTGAAGCAGCTCGCCGACGATCCGCCCTCGCCCGCGAAGTGGGCCGCCGTCCGCGCCCTGGAAAAATTGGGCGCCCCCCGCCCGGTCGAGCGCCTGGCCGAAGACTTTCGCCGCGCCGGCGACGCCGAAAAATCCCAGGCCCTGGCCTTGATCGTCCCGCAAAAGAACGCGGCGGCCGAGGCCTTCCTCTCCGGCGTCCTCGCCGGACCCTTTTCCATGGATGTGAAAAAATCCGCGCTGCGGCAGATGGCGGAGCATAAAAATCCGGCCTATGAGGCTCTCCTCCTTAAAAACCTCGGGGCGGGCGAGGTCCCCCTCCGTGCCGAGACCATCCTCGCCCTGGGCCGCATGGGCAGCAGCCAGGCGGTTCCGCTCGTCATCCCCCTGCTCGACAGCCCCCAGGCGCCGTTACGCGCCGCGGCATTTTTAATGCTGAGCGAGAGCCCCGACCCACGGGCCCGGGAGGCGATCGGCCACCGCTATCACCGCGACCATCACGGAGGAGTTTGGGAGCAAAATCAACACTTTTACGGGGAGACCGGGACCGGGCAGAAGCCCTGA
- a CDS encoding Hsp20/alpha crystallin family protein, producing MTRLQVYRPFRETNPFRDIWNLPEEFNRLFWGLSRATPEEADAAAEWTPAVDVYEDAEALRIHAELPGLKKEDVKINVREGVLSLRGERKFENEEKKDNYYRLERSYGSFLRSFTLPNTVDSEKIQAKMKDGVLELVIPKKPEAKPKEIKVEVS from the coding sequence ATGACACGCCTGCAAGTCTATCGCCCGTTTCGGGAAACCAACCCCTTCCGGGACATCTGGAATCTCCCGGAGGAATTCAACCGCCTCTTTTGGGGCTTGAGCCGCGCGACGCCGGAGGAGGCCGACGCGGCCGCCGAGTGGACGCCCGCGGTCGACGTCTATGAAGACGCCGAGGCCCTGCGCATCCACGCCGAGCTGCCCGGCCTGAAGAAGGAGGACGTGAAGATCAACGTCCGCGAGGGCGTGCTTTCACTGCGCGGCGAGCGCAAGTTCGAGAACGAGGAGAAGAAAGACAACTACTATCGCCTCGAACGCAGCTATGGCAGCTTCCTCCGTTCCTTCACGCTGCCCAACACCGTGGATTCCGAAAAGATCCAGGCGAAGATGAAGGACGGTGTCCTCGAGCTGGTCATCCCCAAGAAGCCCGAGGCCAAGCCGAAGGAGATCAAGGTCGAAGTCAGCTAA